The following proteins come from a genomic window of Rhodohalobacter sp. 614A:
- a CDS encoding anti-sigma factor, producing the protein MTNEEEHNDFESLCAGYVLDSLSDEENRQFEKMLRDADPEQIQLFEEMMEIRDELALAVDPMTPSPQVEKNIMNSISSVGEEPEAESTQPNNIIPIWGYKVAAAILLIASLVFGYLTMDLNETIENQQAQITELESQLDRQEQLLTVLSGRQVTLVNMNGQEPSPDGYGKILWDPEKGEAVLQLANLPAPPEDKDYQLWLIKEGENPIPAGVFNFEEPSTDLFFRVEQLNEQPSPQSNVFAVTLEPKGGVPQPTGDMFLLGEQQ; encoded by the coding sequence ATGACAAACGAAGAAGAACATAACGATTTTGAATCTCTTTGCGCAGGCTATGTGCTGGATTCGCTTTCTGATGAAGAAAATCGTCAGTTTGAAAAAATGCTGCGCGATGCTGATCCCGAGCAGATTCAGCTTTTTGAGGAGATGATGGAGATTCGTGATGAATTGGCCCTGGCTGTGGACCCAATGACACCCTCGCCGCAGGTTGAGAAAAACATCATGAATTCAATTTCTTCGGTTGGGGAAGAACCTGAAGCAGAATCAACCCAACCCAACAATATCATCCCGATTTGGGGGTACAAAGTTGCGGCCGCCATCTTATTAATTGCATCGTTGGTCTTTGGTTATCTCACAATGGATCTGAATGAAACGATAGAAAATCAGCAGGCTCAAATAACAGAACTTGAAAGCCAACTCGACCGACAAGAGCAACTGCTGACGGTTCTTTCCGGTCGCCAGGTGACGTTAGTTAATATGAACGGCCAGGAACCCAGCCCTGACGGATATGGAAAAATTCTTTGGGATCCCGAAAAAGGTGAAGCCGTATTGCAACTGGCCAATCTTCCCGCCCCGCCCGAAGATAAGGACTATCAATTATGGTTGATTAAAGAGGGAGAGAATCCAATTCCGGCGGGAGTGTTTAATTTTGAGGAACCATCTACCGATCTGTTTTTCCGGGTTGAACAGTTAAATGAACAGCCATCGCCGCAATCCAATGTATTTGCTGTTACGCTTGAACCCAAAGGCGGCGTTCCACAACCTACCGGTGATATGTTCCTTTTGGGTGAGCAGCAGTAA
- a CDS encoding efflux RND transporter periplasmic adaptor subunit, which translates to MKSFTSLKLLLSSVVILFTLQACGGEEMSENSEDDTPIIPVEVSSVSRGNISAYYSNTATLEAEQEATVVSKVRGIIEEIYVEEGDMVQAGQVIAKIEDDQYQIEADRAKATLDRLYNDYQRNKELFDRELIAAETFQNSQFEYESQKATYDLAQLNLEYTSVRSPISGVISRRHVKAGNMIGTDQPMYRVTDFTPLQAILHIPEHEMSKIRNNQRAELRVDALPNEMFIGHVERISPVVDSETGTFKVTIYVDETKDMLRPGMFGRVKIVYDTRENTRMIPKSAVISEDLAQSVYVIKDSLAFKKEIQTGYTNGSNVEVINGLDDGEMVVTIGQGSLQDSSKVSVIESL; encoded by the coding sequence ATGAAATCTTTTACATCTCTCAAGCTACTTTTGTCTTCGGTAGTCATTCTGTTTACTCTTCAAGCCTGCGGCGGCGAAGAAATGAGTGAAAACAGTGAAGACGACACCCCAATTATTCCGGTCGAAGTCAGCAGTGTTAGCCGGGGGAATATTTCTGCTTACTATTCAAACACGGCGACACTCGAAGCCGAGCAGGAAGCAACCGTCGTTTCAAAAGTCCGTGGAATTATCGAAGAAATTTATGTTGAAGAAGGCGACATGGTTCAGGCCGGGCAGGTCATTGCCAAAATTGAAGATGACCAATACCAGATTGAAGCCGACCGGGCAAAAGCTACTCTCGACAGATTATATAATGACTATCAACGAAATAAAGAGCTTTTTGATCGTGAATTGATCGCAGCGGAAACTTTTCAGAATTCACAATTTGAGTACGAGTCTCAAAAAGCGACATATGATCTGGCTCAACTCAACCTGGAATATACTTCTGTAAGATCACCTATAAGTGGTGTGATTTCGCGCCGGCATGTGAAAGCAGGAAATATGATCGGCACGGATCAACCCATGTATCGGGTAACGGATTTTACTCCGCTTCAGGCCATTCTTCACATCCCCGAACATGAGATGTCGAAAATCAGAAATAACCAACGCGCTGAACTTCGCGTGGACGCTCTTCCAAATGAAATGTTTATTGGCCATGTGGAGCGTATCAGCCCGGTGGTGGATTCTGAAACCGGAACATTCAAAGTCACAATCTACGTGGATGAAACGAAAGACATGCTCCGTCCCGGAATGTTTGGTCGTGTAAAAATTGTGTACGATACCCGAGAAAACACGCGTATGATTCCAAAATCGGCTGTTATCTCGGAAGACCTTGCACAAAGTGTTTACGTGATTAAAGATTCTCTCGCCTTCAAAAAAGAAATTCAAACCGGGTATACCAACGGCTCAAATGTAGAAGTAATAAATGGCCTTGATGACGGAGAAATGGTGGTTACCATCGGGCAGGGAAGCCTGCAAGACAGCTCAAAAGTAAGCGTTATCGAAAGTCTGTAA
- a CDS encoding enoyl-ACP reductase FabI yields the protein MSEQQGYGLLKGKKGIIFGALDERSIAWRIALACKREGADFVLSNAPIALRLGVLDALAEETNSKILPCDVSKEDEVEALMEDTKEELGSIDFILHAIGMSPNVRKKKEYSDLNYAWFNQTLDISAISLHKVLHFAEKTDILNDGASVVALSYIGAQRIFSKYSDMNDAKALLESIARNYGSRLAKRGIRVNTVSQAPTKTSAGTGIKGFDGMYTFADKIAPLGNPSADECADYCITLFSDLTRKVTMQNLYHDGGFATSGISEEMIEGLAKLYAEDENE from the coding sequence ATGTCTGAACAACAAGGATACGGTTTACTAAAAGGGAAGAAAGGAATTATTTTTGGCGCACTGGATGAGCGTAGTATTGCATGGAGAATTGCTTTGGCCTGTAAACGCGAAGGGGCCGATTTTGTACTGTCGAATGCGCCTATTGCTCTTCGGCTCGGTGTACTAGATGCCCTGGCTGAAGAAACCAACTCAAAAATTCTGCCTTGCGATGTGAGCAAAGAGGATGAAGTAGAAGCGCTGATGGAAGATACGAAAGAAGAGCTGGGAAGTATTGACTTTATTCTGCACGCTATCGGAATGTCACCAAATGTTCGCAAGAAAAAAGAGTACAGCGATCTGAATTATGCGTGGTTCAATCAAACGCTGGATATCTCGGCGATTTCGCTTCATAAAGTGCTTCATTTTGCTGAAAAGACAGATATTCTGAATGACGGCGCCAGTGTTGTGGCTCTTTCCTACATCGGTGCGCAACGCATTTTTTCAAAATATTCTGATATGAATGATGCCAAGGCACTTCTGGAAAGCATCGCAAGAAATTATGGAAGCCGGCTGGCGAAAAGAGGAATTCGTGTGAATACCGTTTCACAGGCACCGACTAAAACCTCTGCGGGAACAGGAATTAAAGGATTTGACGGCATGTATACCTTTGCCGATAAAATTGCACCGCTTGGAAATCCCAGTGCGGATGAATGTGCCGATTACTGCATCACACTCTTCTCCGACCTGACCCGAAAAGTAACGATGCAAAATCTCTATCACGATGGTGGATTTGCAACCTCGGGAATTTCCGAAGAGATGATAGAAGGGCTGGCGAAGCTTTACGCAGAAGACGAAAATGAATGA
- the ruvC gene encoding crossover junction endodeoxyribonuclease RuvC, translating to MSKKILGIDPGSRTTGYAVLVRENTSYSVEACDVLRMKKMDNHNDRLQFIFDEVTRLIKEFKPDECAVETPVYGVDPLAMLKLGRAQAAAILAITNQGLHVAEYYPKMVKKSITGNGNASKQQVAFMLDKLLKMPEGKLSKDATDALSVAWCHFTHADVNSSQTGSKKMHQNNSKSSWAKFVEDNPDRVKK from the coding sequence ATGTCCAAGAAGATTCTCGGTATCGACCCAGGTTCCCGCACTACGGGGTATGCTGTCCTCGTTCGGGAGAATACTTCTTATTCTGTTGAGGCGTGCGATGTGCTTCGAATGAAGAAAATGGATAATCATAACGATCGTCTCCAGTTTATTTTTGATGAAGTAACCCGGCTGATTAAAGAGTTTAAACCGGATGAATGTGCAGTAGAAACACCGGTTTACGGTGTTGATCCTCTCGCAATGCTAAAACTTGGCCGGGCACAGGCGGCAGCGATTTTAGCCATTACCAATCAGGGACTGCATGTTGCCGAGTACTATCCTAAAATGGTGAAGAAATCAATTACCGGAAACGGGAATGCCAGCAAACAACAGGTGGCATTTATGCTGGATAAACTACTGAAAATGCCTGAAGGTAAATTGTCGAAGGATGCGACGGATGCCCTGTCTGTTGCCTGGTGCCATTTTACTCATGCAGATGTGAATTCATCTCAAACCGGATCAAAAAAAATGCATCAAAACAACAGCAAATCGAGCTGGGCAAAGTTTGTAGAAGACAATCCGGATCGGGTAAAGAAGTAA
- a CDS encoding sigma-70 family RNA polymerase sigma factor translates to MIVYWLVTFIAFAKHSEKEREWMYRIQNGDTAAMKLLYNKYKNLLFGLIVSILKNREEAEDCLQEVFTQAWEKAGQFDESRGRVYTFLVTMARNKAIDRTRSRAFKDSEKEDHLVNNADFSITLEGEFNNPHEDLELSERAEMVRRALNQLSKKERKVLYVAYFNGMSQSEISEKLDIPLGTVKYRMRQGMIKLRDMLVPDNK, encoded by the coding sequence GTGATAGTCTACTGGCTTGTAACCTTTATCGCTTTTGCAAAACATTCCGAAAAGGAACGGGAATGGATGTATCGCATCCAAAACGGGGATACAGCGGCAATGAAGCTTTTATATAATAAGTACAAGAATCTTCTTTTCGGGTTGATTGTATCTATTTTGAAAAACAGGGAGGAAGCCGAAGACTGCTTGCAGGAAGTCTTTACTCAAGCTTGGGAAAAAGCCGGTCAATTTGATGAATCCAGAGGAAGGGTTTATACCTTTTTAGTAACCATGGCACGCAATAAAGCTATCGACAGAACCCGCTCACGGGCTTTTAAAGATTCGGAAAAGGAAGACCATTTGGTTAACAACGCTGATTTTTCGATCACGCTTGAAGGTGAATTCAATAATCCGCATGAAGATCTTGAACTGTCTGAACGGGCTGAAATGGTTCGCCGGGCACTAAATCAACTCAGTAAAAAAGAACGGAAAGTACTGTACGTTGCCTATTTCAATGGAATGAGTCAATCAGAAATATCCGAAAAGCTGGATATTCCTCTTGGAACGGTTAAATACAGAATGCGCCAGGGAATGATTAAACTGCGAGACATGCTTGTACCCGACAATAAATAA